A window from Vespa velutina chromosome 13, iVesVel2.1, whole genome shotgun sequence encodes these proteins:
- the LOC124953717 gene encoding GATOR complex protein WDR24 isoform X2 yields the protein MFFEKDDKPIVDDPIFDQTPTLKYFGKTRKVLKMQRVFVKQRTEVLGDSEHSKCIPNKDTIKQAGVPPMYQSQALSFWKDIRDNRIDALCAYLEKQKIREEKKSQGIALDSESDEDNPFAMYKYKEEHKNEKNLENNNTNLIVDPVKSSTNETVLQEEGNNEEIIKDNLNVLEHINPEPSTSKASNFSIDTNIKKCKSVKVIRKKKERTVKSKSTKKQKKKSTIVEDKSIQNNDNHNTESTLLTLDNIPEDSIMNTEVNNLVNIVKNTSNITDDVETDKDTNKNVNTDEKKMEIVNDLIEDDVVDKKHKKLLKREAKMKELSEKLKSVAEEFVKANINQ from the exons AtgttttttgaaaaagatgaCAAGCCCATTGTCGATGATCCCATATTCGATCAAACTccaacattaaaatattttggaaaGACTAGAAAGGTATTAAAAATGCAAAGGGTATTTGTCAAACAGAGGACTGAAGTTCTTGGAGATTCTGAACATAGTAAATGTATTCCAAATAAAGATACAATTAAACAGGCTGGTGTACCACCTATGTATCAATCACAAg CACTTTCCTTTTGGAAGGATATAAGAGATAACAGAATAGATGCTTTATGTGCCTAtttggaaaaacaaaaaattcgagaggaaaagaagtCGCAAGGTATTGCATTAGATTCAGAATCTGATGAAGATAATCCATTTgctatgtataaatataaagaagaacataaaaacgagaagaacttggaaaataataataccaatttAATTGTGGATCCAGTCAAGTCTTCTACAAATGAAACAGTTTtacaagaagaaggaaataacgaagaaattataaaagataatcttAATGTATTAGAACACATCAATCCTGAACCATCTACTTCAAAAGCTAGTAATTTCTCTATtgatacaaatattaaaaaatgcaaATCTGTTAaagtaattagaaaaaagaaagaacgtactgttaaaagtaaatcaacaaaaaaacagaaaaagaaatcaacaaTTGTAGAAGATAAATCCATACAAAATAATGACAATCATAATACAGAATCAACACTCTTAACATTGGATAACATTCCTGAAGATTCTATCATGAATACTGAAGTGAATAATTTAGtcaatattgtaaaaaatactTCTAATATTACGGATGATGTAGAGACAGATAAAGatactaataaaaatgttaatacggatgaaaagaaaatggaaatcgTTAATGATCTTATAGAAGATGATGTTGTTGATAAAAagcataaaaaattattaaaacgtgaggcaaaaatgaaagaattatcagaaaaattaaaatccgTGGCAGAAGAATTTGTCAAAGCAAATATAAATCAGTGA
- the LOC124953716 gene encoding multifunctional protein ADE2, whose protein sequence is MDYELDELIIEGKTKMVYGIVNNIEACFVQSKDRITAGDGVKSHKLEGKAAISTATTAKVFQLLNQAGIDTSFIKLASNTAFIARKCKMIPIEWVIRRLATGSFLKRHPGVEEGYRFNPPMQETFYKDDTNHDPQWSKEQIISANFKLNGITIGKDEVDIMHHIALTVFEILERAWATRDCALIDMKLEFGVDEHDQIVVSDVIDSDSWRLWPSGDKRLMKDKQVYRNLTSVTQADLDTVKRNFEWVADQLDYLIPSSTSLIVILMGSPSDEEHCEKIANYAKKLGLIVELRVCSAHKGTQETLRILTEYEGTGKKVVFITVAGRSNGLGPVLSGNTVFPVINCPPFKSGKITKDIWSSINVPSGIGCTTVAYPESAALAAAQIHALHDHMVWAKLRVNQLNNFINLKKADKKLRGLRYIEKV, encoded by the exons ATGG ATTATGAACTTGATGAATTGATCATCGAAGGTAAGACCAAAATGGTCTATGGGATTGTGAATAATATAGAAGCATGTTTTGTTCAAAGTAAAGATCGTATTACGGCAGGAGATGGTGTAAAGTCTCATAAATTAGAAGGCAAAGCTGCTATTAGTACAGCTACAACAGCTAAAGTTTTTCAATTACTGAATCAAGCTGGTATTGATACATCTTTCATTAAGCTTGCTAGTAATACAGCTTTTATAGCacgaaaatgtaaaatgataCCTATTGAATGGGTTATAAGGAGATTAGCTACCGGTAGTTTTTTAAAAAGACATCCAg gaGTGGAAGAAGGATACAGATTTAATCCACCAATGcaagaaacattttataagGATGATACCAATCACGATCCTCAATGGtcaaaagaacaaataatttctgccaatttcaaattaaatggAATTACAATTGGCAAAGATGAAGTTGATATTATGCATCATATTGCATTGACTGTTTTTGAAATTCTTGAAAGAGCTTGGGCTACAAGAGATTGCGCTCTTATAGATATGAAATTAGAATTTGGTGTAGATGAACACGATCAAATTGTAGTTTCTGATGTTATTGATAGCGACTCCTGGAGATTATGGCCATCTGGTGATAAGCGATTAATGAAAGATAAGCAA gtGTACAGAAATTTAACTTCTGTCACTCAAGCTGATTTGGATACTGTTAAACGCAATTTCGAATGGGTGGCAGATCAATTGGATTATCTCATTCCATCTTCGACATCAttgattgttattttaatgGGTTCTCCATCTGACGAAGAACATTGCgaaaaaattgcaaattatGCAAAGAAATTAGGTCTAATAGTGGAACTTAGAGTGTGCAGTGCACATAAGGGTACTCAAGAAACTTTGCGTATTCTTACTGAATACGAAGGTACTGGAAAAAAG GTGGTGTTCATTACTGTAGCAGGGAGAAGTAATGGATTAGGTCCAGTATTGTCTGGAAATACTGTTTTTCCAGTCATTAATTGTCCGCCTTTTAAATCAGGAAAGATTACGAAAGACATATGGTCATCTATAAATGTACCTTcag GAATTGGTTGCACCACTGTTGCATATCCAGAGAGTGCAGCACTTGCTGCAGCTCAAATACATGCACTTCACGATCACATGGTCTGGGCCAAGTTACGTGTAAATCagcttaataattttattaatttgaaaaaagcaGACAAGAAGTTGAGAGGTCttagatatattgaaaaagtttaa
- the LOC124953712 gene encoding amidophosphoribosyltransferase-like isoform X1: protein MEKRNYLTSKINIRMSHDKQSDSCSRAISCLTINDVPIMFTSKDEARSKDISGLTHECGVFGCIAAGDWPSQIDVSQVICLGLIALQHRGQESAGIVTSQGICSKSFYVHKGMGMINNIFNDESMKKLKGNLGIGHTRYSTSAASEEVNCQPFVVHTAHGALAVAHNGELVNTESLRKMVLGRGVGLSTYSDSELITQALCLNPPEGEVNGPDWPARIKHLMQLAPLSYSLVIMQRDKIYGVRDPYGNRPLCLGKIVPIGKLAGDDSDDDDEAEGWVISSESCGFLSIGARYVREVFPGEIVELTREGIKTIDIVERPDNKPQAFCIFEYVYFARSDSIFEGQMVYSVRMQCGRVLAIESPVDADIVSSVPESGTAAAHGYARQSQIPFAEVLCKNRYVGRTFIQPSTRLRQLGVAKKFGALSENVKGKKLILIDDSIVRGNTIGPIIKLLRDAGAKEVHIKVASPPLKYPCYMGINIPTREELIANKLDNVRLAKYVGADSLTYLSVKGLIQAVRHGMDNKESSYIGHCTACLTGEYPDELPGDLDW from the exons atggagaaaaggaattatttaACGTCAAAG ataaatataagaatgtCTCATGATAAACAAAGTGATAGTTGTTCTCGTGCGATATCATGCCTTACAATAAACGATGTACCAATAATGTTTACATCCAAAGATGAAGCTAGAAGTAAAGATATTTCTGGACTCACACATGAATGTGGCGTTTTTGGATGTATTGCTGCAGGAGATTGGCCATCACAAATTGATGTAAGCCAAGTAATATGTCTCG GTTTAATTGCTCTACAACATAGAGGTCAAGAAAGTGCTGGAATTGTTACGAGTCAGGGTATCTGTTCAAAATCATTCTACGTTCACAAGGGTATgggaatgattaataatattttcaatgatgaAAGCATGAAGAAACTTAAAGGCAACTTAGGAATAGGTCATACTAGATATAGCACTAGTGCAGCTAGCGAAGAAGTCAATTGCCAACCTTTTGTAGTTCATACAGCACATGGTGCCTTAGCAGTTGCACATAATGGAGAACTTGTAAATACAGAATCATTAAGGAAAATG GTATTAGGCCGTGGTGTTGGCCTTTCAACGTATTCAGATTCTGAATTAATAACGCAAGCTTTATGTTTAAATCCTCCCGAAGGTGAAGTTAATGGCCCAGATTGGCCAGCACGTATTAAACATCTCATGCAATTAGCACCATTATCTTATTCTTTGGTAATCATgcaaagagataaaatttatgGTGTTAGAGATCCATATGGAAATAGACCTTTGTGTTTGGGAAAAATAGTACCCATTGGCAAGCTTG CAGGAGATGATTcagacgatgacgacgaggcCGAAGGTTGGGTAATCTCGTCAGAGTCTTGTGGTTTCTTAAGCATTGGTGCAAGATATGTTCGTGAAGTTTTCCCAGGTGAAATTGTGGAATTAACACGCGAAGGTATTAAAACGATTGATATTGTAGAAAGACCAGACAATAAGCCACAAGCATTCTGCATATTTGAATATGTTTACTTTGCTCGTAGTGACAGTATTTTTGAAG GACAAATGGTATATTCGGTTCGTATGCAATGTGGTCGTGTATTAGCAATAGAATCTCCAGTAGATGCAGATATAGTTAGTTCTGTACCAGAATCTGGTACAGCAGCAGCACATGGTTATGCTAGACAG tcTCAAATACCATTCGCCGAAGTATTATGCAAAAATAGATACGTTGGAAGAACATTCATTCAACCTAGTACACGATTAAGACAATTAGGAGTTGCAAAAAAATTTGGTGCTTTATCTGAAAAtgttaaaggaaagaaactaATTCTCATTGATGATTCTATTGTTAGAGGAAACACAATTGGACCTATTATAAAACTTCTGCGAGATGCAGGAgcaaaagaa gTTCATATCAAAGTAGCATCGCCTCCTTTAAAATATCCATGCTATATGGGAATAAACATTCCAACGAGAGAAGAGTTAATAGCGAATAAACTGGACAATGTAAGATTAGCCAAATATGTTGGTGCTGATAGTTTGACATATCTTTCTGTCAAAGGACTTATTCAAGCTGTTAGACATGGCatggataataaagaaagcaGTTACATTGGTCACTGCACTGCTTGTTTGACAGGAGAATATCCTGATGAACTACCTGGTGATTTAGATTGGTGA
- the LOC124953717 gene encoding probable serine/threonine-protein kinase dyrk1 isoform X1 — translation MDSDTELFEDEEEILVYVEFEGFVNNNIFTNGQLQLDMVGIDTDHPIMQIDGRFYEGTYEDVVGTFMFFEKDDKPIVDDPIFDQTPTLKYFGKTRKVLKMQRVFVKQRTEVLGDSEHSKCIPNKDTIKQAGVPPMYQSQALSFWKDIRDNRIDALCAYLEKQKIREEKKSQGIALDSESDEDNPFAMYKYKEEHKNEKNLENNNTNLIVDPVKSSTNETVLQEEGNNEEIIKDNLNVLEHINPEPSTSKASNFSIDTNIKKCKSVKVIRKKKERTVKSKSTKKQKKKSTIVEDKSIQNNDNHNTESTLLTLDNIPEDSIMNTEVNNLVNIVKNTSNITDDVETDKDTNKNVNTDEKKMEIVNDLIEDDVVDKKHKKLLKREAKMKELSEKLKSVAEEFVKANINQ, via the exons ATGGATTCTGATACTGAATTATTTGAAGACGAGGAGGAGATTCTTGTATATGTCGAATTTGAAggatttgttaataataatatatttacaaatggaCAACTTCAATTAGATATGGTTGGAATAGATACGGATCATCCTATAATGCAAATTGATGGAAgg TTTTATGAAGGTACCTACGAAGACGTTGTAGGAACTTTTAtgttttttgaaaaagatgaCAAGCCCATTGTCGATGATCCCATATTCGATCAAACTccaacattaaaatattttggaaaGACTAGAAAGGTATTAAAAATGCAAAGGGTATTTGTCAAACAGAGGACTGAAGTTCTTGGAGATTCTGAACATAGTAAATGTATTCCAAATAAAGATACAATTAAACAGGCTGGTGTACCACCTATGTATCAATCACAAg CACTTTCCTTTTGGAAGGATATAAGAGATAACAGAATAGATGCTTTATGTGCCTAtttggaaaaacaaaaaattcgagaggaaaagaagtCGCAAGGTATTGCATTAGATTCAGAATCTGATGAAGATAATCCATTTgctatgtataaatataaagaagaacataaaaacgagaagaacttggaaaataataataccaatttAATTGTGGATCCAGTCAAGTCTTCTACAAATGAAACAGTTTtacaagaagaaggaaataacgaagaaattataaaagataatcttAATGTATTAGAACACATCAATCCTGAACCATCTACTTCAAAAGCTAGTAATTTCTCTATtgatacaaatattaaaaaatgcaaATCTGTTAaagtaattagaaaaaagaaagaacgtactgttaaaagtaaatcaacaaaaaaacagaaaaagaaatcaacaaTTGTAGAAGATAAATCCATACAAAATAATGACAATCATAATACAGAATCAACACTCTTAACATTGGATAACATTCCTGAAGATTCTATCATGAATACTGAAGTGAATAATTTAGtcaatattgtaaaaaatactTCTAATATTACGGATGATGTAGAGACAGATAAAGatactaataaaaatgttaatacggatgaaaagaaaatggaaatcgTTAATGATCTTATAGAAGATGATGTTGTTGATAAAAagcataaaaaattattaaaacgtgaggcaaaaatgaaagaattatcagaaaaattaaaatccgTGGCAGAAGAATTTGTCAAAGCAAATATAAATCAGTGA
- the LOC124953712 gene encoding amidophosphoribosyltransferase-like isoform X2 has protein sequence MEKRNYLTSKINIRMSHDKQSDSCSRAISCLTINDVPIMFTSKDEARSKDISGLTHECGVFGCIAAGDWPSQIDVSQVICLGLIALQHRGQESAGIVTSQGICSKSFYVHKGMGMINNIFNDESMKKLKGNLGIGHTRYSTSAASEEVNCQPFVVHTAHGALAVAHNGELVNTESLRKMVLGRGVGLSTYSDSELITQALCLNPPEGEVNGPDWPARIKHLMQLAPLSYSLVIMQRDKIYGVRDPYGNRPLCLGKIVPIGKLGDDSDDDDEAEGWVISSESCGFLSIGARYVREVFPGEIVELTREGIKTIDIVERPDNKPQAFCIFEYVYFARSDSIFEGQMVYSVRMQCGRVLAIESPVDADIVSSVPESGTAAAHGYARQSQIPFAEVLCKNRYVGRTFIQPSTRLRQLGVAKKFGALSENVKGKKLILIDDSIVRGNTIGPIIKLLRDAGAKEVHIKVASPPLKYPCYMGINIPTREELIANKLDNVRLAKYVGADSLTYLSVKGLIQAVRHGMDNKESSYIGHCTACLTGEYPDELPGDLDW, from the exons atggagaaaaggaattatttaACGTCAAAG ataaatataagaatgtCTCATGATAAACAAAGTGATAGTTGTTCTCGTGCGATATCATGCCTTACAATAAACGATGTACCAATAATGTTTACATCCAAAGATGAAGCTAGAAGTAAAGATATTTCTGGACTCACACATGAATGTGGCGTTTTTGGATGTATTGCTGCAGGAGATTGGCCATCACAAATTGATGTAAGCCAAGTAATATGTCTCG GTTTAATTGCTCTACAACATAGAGGTCAAGAAAGTGCTGGAATTGTTACGAGTCAGGGTATCTGTTCAAAATCATTCTACGTTCACAAGGGTATgggaatgattaataatattttcaatgatgaAAGCATGAAGAAACTTAAAGGCAACTTAGGAATAGGTCATACTAGATATAGCACTAGTGCAGCTAGCGAAGAAGTCAATTGCCAACCTTTTGTAGTTCATACAGCACATGGTGCCTTAGCAGTTGCACATAATGGAGAACTTGTAAATACAGAATCATTAAGGAAAATG GTATTAGGCCGTGGTGTTGGCCTTTCAACGTATTCAGATTCTGAATTAATAACGCAAGCTTTATGTTTAAATCCTCCCGAAGGTGAAGTTAATGGCCCAGATTGGCCAGCACGTATTAAACATCTCATGCAATTAGCACCATTATCTTATTCTTTGGTAATCATgcaaagagataaaatttatgGTGTTAGAGATCCATATGGAAATAGACCTTTGTGTTTGGGAAAAATAGTACCCATTGGCAAGCTTG GAGATGATTcagacgatgacgacgaggcCGAAGGTTGGGTAATCTCGTCAGAGTCTTGTGGTTTCTTAAGCATTGGTGCAAGATATGTTCGTGAAGTTTTCCCAGGTGAAATTGTGGAATTAACACGCGAAGGTATTAAAACGATTGATATTGTAGAAAGACCAGACAATAAGCCACAAGCATTCTGCATATTTGAATATGTTTACTTTGCTCGTAGTGACAGTATTTTTGAAG GACAAATGGTATATTCGGTTCGTATGCAATGTGGTCGTGTATTAGCAATAGAATCTCCAGTAGATGCAGATATAGTTAGTTCTGTACCAGAATCTGGTACAGCAGCAGCACATGGTTATGCTAGACAG tcTCAAATACCATTCGCCGAAGTATTATGCAAAAATAGATACGTTGGAAGAACATTCATTCAACCTAGTACACGATTAAGACAATTAGGAGTTGCAAAAAAATTTGGTGCTTTATCTGAAAAtgttaaaggaaagaaactaATTCTCATTGATGATTCTATTGTTAGAGGAAACACAATTGGACCTATTATAAAACTTCTGCGAGATGCAGGAgcaaaagaa gTTCATATCAAAGTAGCATCGCCTCCTTTAAAATATCCATGCTATATGGGAATAAACATTCCAACGAGAGAAGAGTTAATAGCGAATAAACTGGACAATGTAAGATTAGCCAAATATGTTGGTGCTGATAGTTTGACATATCTTTCTGTCAAAGGACTTATTCAAGCTGTTAGACATGGCatggataataaagaaagcaGTTACATTGGTCACTGCACTGCTTGTTTGACAGGAGAATATCCTGATGAACTACCTGGTGATTTAGATTGGTGA
- the LOC124953709 gene encoding sterol regulatory element-binding protein 1, with protein sequence MTDPGGWPSTQETDFSFQGNDNFNLNEVAGIDDILTNCEKELLKHESLFSDETLLSELEEPMQIDGDIFDFLNLSSSDEFKDFKDTNILEPINTGNVLSSPETIVNKQQTPPIQDVPPVQPRTRKISVVPPPTVFSSQYTIPQNMNINVQSPVVTLAPVTQQRQLFLPAKLLKTESVVYSNGSQTITSNPVSHQIHTLVNTANGTVLTTGIPVVLDADKVQINRLNTNTHVGVPRVREVKRSAHNAIERRYRTSINDKIIELKNIIAGCDAKLNKSAILRKTIDYIRFLQNSNAKLKAENMSLKLATQRPNIRDLLACGELTPPRSDSSEPSLSPAPAPLSPASPSSVKEEPDVLQNLHTTSKQETGGMRDHTRLTLCGIMFMFLIFNPLGAVMNNVEKFNYKYLNTRLDGRTILDFHESSEIDSRIWSNIFIWFTNMILLIGGLCRLLMYDDPILPTDSKIFLELRRWRRQAEFNISKQEYSQAYRDLHQCLKYFNRSFPLSRTEVFLATTWQVIRQILYKLWLGKWILHLNKYFIGKTERQQAKLSAMEIAIVYQHMLCLHLSEKSKNSTLYLALSAMNYAETADENMPKAILAEIYVNSALCFKKYLFPFIHKYYLGKARMLLSSCAVPPKLKWIMNDEGARFVATQKWQYGEQSDSEFTSQNSKADPLSFAARAYREHLITQCLRLLTGIAGDSHASTILELARNIIASAEVEACFPSTDKISVAGCEDEVGLWWGAVICAAAAWRLGDEDETVWNIVETKFPYERNFQLCNNSNRSPLPYAVLNVLQAAKHSSKIVSMRLMDQGGIFLDQSIVYYHCKQQSSQNVMLTQLWLCDWLLEIRTVLWQEFDSGLEKTVSNVSLASFQRDLACLRQLCQHMSCILPRVFLYEATARIMAGAAPVKTQILLDRSLHHRNSRSSIICGKDRSQEQNNGEREHAFALCLACRHLPALLLSSPGERAGMLAEAAKTLERIGDRKRLQECYRLMHQLGPSISVN encoded by the exons atgactGATCCAGGGGGATGGCCGTCCACTCAGGAaactgatttttcttttcaaggaaatgataattttaatttaaacgaaGTTGCTGGTATAGACG ATATTCTTACAAATTGTGAAAAGGAATTATTAAAACATGAGTCTCTCTTCAGCGATGAAACATTACTTTCTGAATTGGAAGAACCTATGCAAATAGATGGAGACATATTtgactttttaaatttaagcAGTAGCGATGAGTTTAAGGATTTCAAAGATACCAATATATTGGAACCTATAAATACTGGAAATGTTTTGTCATCACCTGAAACAATAGTTAATAAACAACAAACTCCACCAATTCAAGATGTACCACCTGTACAACCTAGAACTCGTAAAATATCTGTAGTACCTCCTCCTACGGTATTCAGTTCACAATATACTATACCACAAAATATGAATATCAATGTTCAATCTCCGGTTGTTACATTGGCACCTGTTACACAACAGAGACAATTATTTTTACCTGCGAAATTATTAAAGACAGAGTCAGTCGTTTATTCCAATGGATCACAAACTATTACATCTAATCCTGTATCACATCAAATACATACATTAGTGAATACTGCAAATGGAACAGTATTAACTACTG gaatTCCTGTAGTTTTAGATGCCGATAAAGTTcaaataaatcgtttaaatacaAACACTCACGTAGGTGTACCAAGAGTCAGAGAAGTAAAACGTAGTGCTCATAATGCTATCGAACGACGTTACAGAACATCTATCAATGATAAGATtattgaattgaaaaatattattgctgGATGTGATGCCAAATTGAATAAATCAGCTATATTGAGAAAAACTATTGATTACATAAGATTTCTACAAAATTCTAATGCCAAATTGAAAGCAGAAAATATGTCATTAAAATTAGCAACGCAAAGACCAAACATACGTGATTTATTGGCATGTGGTGAATTAACACCACCACGTTCAGACTCCAGTGAACCTTCTTTATCTCCAGCCCCAGCACCATTATCTCCAGCCTCACCTTCGTCTGTAAAGGAAGAACCAGATGTATTACAAAATCTTCATACAACATCGAAACAAGAGACTGGAGGAATGAGAGATCACACTCGATTGACATTATGTGGTATTATGTTTatgtttttgatatttaatccATTAGGCGCTGTTATGAACAACGTTGAAAAGTTTAATTACAAGTATTTGAATACGAGATTGGACGGACGAACTATTCTTGATTTTCatg aATCGTCTGAAATAGATAGCAGAATATggagtaatatttttatatggttTACAAATATGATCCTTTTGATTGGTGGATTATGCAGATTATTAATGTACGACGATCCTATTCTCCCGACTGATAGTAAAATATTCTTGGAACTTCGACGTTGGAGACGTCAGGcagaatttaatatatcaaaacaAGAATACAGTCAAGCGTACAGAGATTTACATCagtgtttaaaatattttaatcgttcgttTCCATTATCACGTACCGAAGTTTTTCTTGCGACTACGTGGCAAGTGATACGACAAATACTTTATAAACTGTGGCTTGGAAAATGGAttcttcatttaaataaatattttattggaaaGACGGAAAGACAACAAGCAAAATTGTCTGCTATGGAGATAGCCATTGTTTATCAACACATGTTATGTTTACATTTATCAGAAAAATCCAAAAATAGTACACTTTATCTTGCTCTTTCTGCTATGAATTATGCAGAAACTGCGGATGAAAATATGCCAAAGGCAATCTTGGCAGAGATATACGTTAATTCGGCATTAtgttttaaaaagtatttatttccatttattcataaatattatttgggTAAAGCACGAATGTTATTGTCGTCCTGTGCCGTACCACCAAAATTAAAATGGATCATGAACGACGAAGGTGCAAGATTTGTAGCTACACAAAAATGGCAATACGGAGAACAATCGGATAGCGAATTTACATCGCAAAATAGTAAAGCCGATCCTTTATCATTCGCAGCACGTGCATATAGAGAACATTTGATTACACAATGTTTACGTCTATTGACTGGCATTGCTGGAGATTCTCATGCTTCTACCATATTAGAATTGGCACGAAATATAATAGCTTCTGCGGAAGTAGAAGCTTGTTTTCCAAGTACGGATAAAATCAGTGTAGCAG GTTGCGAAGATGAGGTTGGCCTTTGGTGGGGAGCAGTTATTTGTGCTGCCGCAGCATGGAGATTAGGAGATGAAGATGAAACCGTTTGGAATATTGTAGAAACGAAATTTccttatgaaagaaattttcaactCTGTAATAACAGTAATCGCAGTCCATTGCCATATGCTGTTCTTAATGTTCTGCAAGCAGCTAAACATTCTTCTAAAATAGTATCAATGCGTCTGATGGATCAAGGAGGAATATTCTTGGATCAATCCATAGTCTATTATCATTGTAAACAACAATCGTCTCAAAATGTTATG CTTACACAATTATGGCTTTGTGATTGGTTATTAGAGATACGTACTGTTTTATGGCAAGAATTTGATAGTGGATTAGAAAAAACAGTTAGTAATGTATCTCTTGCCAGTTTCCAAAGAGATTTAGCTTGTTTAAGACAGTTGTGTCAACATATGTCA TGCATATTACCAAGAGTATTCTTATACGAAGCTACAGCACGTATTATGGCAGGAGCAGCACCAGTAAAAACTCAGATTTTATTGGATCGTAGTTTACATCATAGGAATTCACGTTCTTCTATTATTTGCGGTAAAGATAGATCCCAAGAACAGAATAATGGTGAAAGAGAACACGCATTTGCATTATGTTTAGCATGTCGACACTTACCGGCTTTATTATTGTCTTCACCTGGTGAACGTGCTGGTATGCTTGCAGAAGCTGCCAAAACTCTTGAAAGAATTGGCGATAGAAAACGACTTCAGGAATGTTACAGATTAATGCATCAACTTGGCCCATCTATTtctgttaattaa